GGGAGCGGGACCCGCAGCGGGacccgcagcggggccggggctcgcCGCCGCCATCGCCATCGCCATGAGCCGCCGGCCGCTGTGCCAGGGCGGCCCCAACGGCAGCGAGCCCGGCGCCATGCGGCCGCGGGGCAACGGCaccgggcgggcggcggcggcggagggctGCGGAGCCGTGTCGGTGGCGTTCCCGCTCACCATGATGATCACGGGCATCGTGGGCAACgccctggccatgctgctggTGTCCCGCAGCTACCGCGCCAAGGAGAACCGGCGCAAGCgctccttcctgctctgcatCGGCTCCCTGGCGCTCACCGACCTGGCGGGGCAGCTGCTCACCAGCCCCATCGTCATCGCCGTCTACCTGTCCGACCGCACCTGGGCGGCCGTCGACCCCTCGGGCCGCCTCTGCGCCTTCTTCGGCTTCAGCATGACGGTCTTCGGCCTCTGCCCGCTCTTCATCGCCAGCGCCATGGCGGTGGAGCGGACGCTGGCCATCCGCGCGCCGCACTGGTACGCCAGCCACATGAAGACGAGGATGACCAAGACGGCGCTGCTCGGCATCTGGCTGGCCGTGCTCTCCTTCGCCCTCCTGCCCATCGCCGGCCTGGGCCGCTACACGCTGCAGTGGCCCGGCACCTGGTGCTTCATCAGCACGGGGGACAGCGAGCTCTCCGGGAGCTTCTTCGCCTCCACCTTCGCCTGCCTGGGGCTCTTCTCGCTGCTGGTGACGGTGGCGTGCAACCTGGCCACCATCGAGGCCCTGGTGTCTCGCTGCCGGACCAAAGCGACGGCGCCGCGCTCCAGCAAGCAGTGGGGGCGGATCGCCACCGAAACGCTGATCCAGCTGCTGGGGATCATGTGCGTCCTCTCGGCGTGCTGGGCACCGCTGCTGGTAGGTCACCGCCTCGGCTGCCACCACCGCCTAacccagccctgtgcccaggTTCCTCGTGGGCACacaaggggaaaggaaggggacAACAGCCGGGATGGGGACGGAGccctgggggagcagggagtgGTCCAGGAGGTGGGCACAGTGCAGCACATcgggaaaaataaaaccaaagaaatgCCGTAGAAAGGAGGGGTGGTGAGGACAAGAAAGGCCGTGTGAAGAGGAAGAGGGCAGGATGTGAGGAGTCGGTGGGTCTGGGAGGAGGGCGCTGAGGTCTGCACCCTGCCCTCAGCAGCCAGACGGGGAGGTTTACCCAGTGGGTGGCACAATCGGGATCTGAAGGTGCCGGAGCAACGGGACCAGAACCTCCCTGCTCCTTGTTGGGGTGAACCTGCCAGCAAGTTCACCCAGCCCCTTTGTGATGGAGCCCTGTGCTGATGGGAAGGAGTTATTTCATAGTTTTTATTCACTCCTGATTTGCACCAAAACTTATCTCTGTGGTTTATGAGGATGGGTACAGTGTGTGACCTTGTAAGTGCCCGCTAGTTTTCAGCAGGTTGCTCACTCTATCTTATTTAAGGCAGCgcttctgaatttctttccaatatttcatttttcctcactTGTGCCCCTTTTTGTCAAGCTGGGATGAATCCTTCCTCATGGTTTAGGAGTAGAAGAGGCTGAACCCACCTCTGCTCCTACTGTATGGGCTGAGGGCACATCTGGTAGTCCGGTACCCTCTATAAAATGGCCAGTTTGTCCTGCTGCCAGAGGACAGTGTGACTTTCGGAGAGTTTGTGCTTGGAATCCTTAAGCAGGAAAGGGCTGAAGCTTGCTGTAATAATTCCACAGTTACCTGGCAGGTGCTGTGTGGCCTCGGGAGGGTTTTTCTCCCACTGTGCACAGAGAACTTGGCTGGCCCTGTCCAGGTGGCGGCACATCTCTGCCAGGAGTGTCGGGCTGTCCCACCGATGGGTACAGCCAAGTCCCAAGGGAAAACgctgggatttctttttctctggaagTTAACTGCCACCTGTTTGTCCTCCCTAATTAAAAGGATGAGAACATGAGAAGGCCGTTATTAAATGCAGGAAATGCATTTGCCTCGCAGTCCTAGTTTTTGCATTCTTCCCATCTGGAAGCAGGTTCTGCCCTGTGCTTTGCCACCTTCCACCAAAGCTATCACACGGGGGGGTTTAGCCAGCCTCGTAGCATAGAGCAAAAAGGGGATGAGAGAcatcttttccttcagaatatGAACACTCTGGAAAATCAATGACGAGGCAGGGATTCCCTTGGGTGGTTTGCTGCCAGTGGTATTTTTGCAGACTTAAAAACCAGAGGTCAAGCCAGTGCAGCTGAACGGACCTGCGGGAAGTGGAAAGGAGGCCCCCGCGGCGCGAGGATCAAGcagagggcagagctgctgtaaGCACTCCGTGGCTCAGAGGCTCTTGGGGCCGCAGACAGTGCTGGGAGGTCGGCGCCGCCGGCCCTGGCGAGCAGCCCGGT
The sequence above is drawn from the Anas acuta chromosome 8, bAnaAcu1.1, whole genome shotgun sequence genome and encodes:
- the PTGER3 gene encoding prostaglandin E2 receptor EP3 subtype — its product is MSRRPLCQGGPNGSEPGAMRPRGNGTGRAAAAEGCGAVSVAFPLTMMITGIVGNALAMLLVSRSYRAKENRRKRSFLLCIGSLALTDLAGQLLTSPIVIAVYLSDRTWAAVDPSGRLCAFFGFSMTVFGLCPLFIASAMAVERTLAIRAPHWYASHMKTRMTKTALLGIWLAVLSFALLPIAGLGRYTLQWPGTWCFISTGDSELSGSFFASTFACLGLFSLLVTVACNLATIEALVSRCRTKATAPRSSKQWGRIATETLIQLLGIMCVLSACWAPLLITMLKMIFSHTSFEYCKVFSPEAQSSELHKECNFFLTAVRLASLNQILDPWVYLLLRKILLQKFCQAANAVSKCSNNEWKERSITLSDEIRRTAA